A region from the Triticum urartu cultivar G1812 chromosome 1, Tu2.1, whole genome shotgun sequence genome encodes:
- the LOC125533024 gene encoding uncharacterized protein LOC125533024, whose protein sequence is MAEASKRIDLAAPLLSVRRHGGLGLGGALRYGERCDDATPRPGGVPFGWERRPGHPKGVGTPPLPGPDQEAAVRFSDALSRPDSCYTVSCSDAAGATASAAPSPSPRGSVMMDRFLLAAKEQCVFRKAATAAANTRTPTSDRLPGRLPVQHLPASHVHVQRNHVKDADGNGEDDEWEVHSTAGFASKRKCGLLPARCAKSALLLLNPARSTMRRRRGARRFLSGCGSSRRETNPLLPRVGQHPDLDAGTVTGSSWEEVYISSLRRSDRGAVHPKATPSWPAPGPRRGRRRCGLAAAASPIPSCVPAALPPSQERTMARRDDKMVLALPSPKTPSESWLSRTLPTVSSNRLTATSFMGLHVQQLRNQRAPSRWCSSDQAKVVDHGARPRQIRIYDPC, encoded by the exons ATGGCCGAGGCGAGCAAGCGCATCGACCTCGCCGCGCCGCTGCTCTCCGTGCGGCGCCACGGCGGGTTGGGCCTGGGCGGCGCGTTGCGGTACGGCGAACGCTGCGACGATGCCACCCCCCGCCCCGGAGGCGTGCCGTTCGGGTGGGAGCGCCGGCCCGGCCACCCCAAGGGCGTAGGCACGCCACCGCTGCCCGGGCCGGACCAGGAGGCCGCGGTGCGCTTCTCGGACGCGCTCTCCCGCCCCGACAGCTGCTACACCGTGAGCTGCAGCGACGCGGCCGGCGCGACGGCGTCGGCGGCCCCGAGCCCGAGCCCCCGCGGCAGCGTCATGATGGACCGCTTCTTGCTGGCGGCCAAGGAGCAGTGCGTCTTCCGGAAGGCCGCCACCGCTGCTGCCAACACGCGCACCCCCACCAGCGACAGGTTGCCGGGGCGCCTCCCTGTCCAGCACCTGCCGGCGAGCCACGTCCACGTGCAGCGTAACCATGTAAAGGACGCGGACggcaacggggaggacgacgagTGGGAGGTGCACAGCACGGCGGGCTTCGCGTCCAAAAGGAAGTGCGGGCTGCTCCCCGCGCGGTGCGCCAAGAGCGCCCTGCTGCTCCTGAACCCGGCGCGGTCCACGATGAGGCGCCGCCGAGGCGCGCGACGCTTCCTGTCCGGCTGCGGCAGCAGCCGGCGCGAGACGAACCCGCTCCTGCCGCGGGTCGGGCAGCACCCTGATCTCGACGCTGGCACGGTCACG GGAAGCAGCTGGGAGGAGGTGTACATCAGCTCGCTGCGGCGATCGGACCGAGGCGCCGTGCATCCCAAGGCCACCCCATCTTGGCCTGCTCCTGGTCCTCGACGGGGCCGACGGCGGTGCGGCCTCGCCGCTGCCGCCTCCCCAATCCCAAGTTGC GTTCCCGCCGCCCTACCTCCCTCGCAGGAGAGGACCATGGCTCGCCGTGACGACAAGATGGTGCTCGCATTGCCGTCGCCCAAGACGCCATCGGAGTCGTGGCTCTCGCGTACGCTGCCGACCGTGTCGTCGAACAGGCTGACGGCCACTTCGTTCATGGGGCTCCACGTGCAGCAGCTCAGGAATCAGCGCGCTCCGTCTCGCTGGTGCTCCAGCGATCAGGCCAAGGTTGTCGATCATGGCGCCAGGCCACGGCAGATACGAATATATGATCCTTGCTAG